From the genome of Gemmatimonadota bacterium:
TGCGCCCACCCGGCTCATGAAGGAACTGGGCTATGGGAAGGGGTACCAGTACGCGCACGCCGTCCCGCACGCGTATGCGCCGCAGGAGTACCTTCCGGATCGGCTGAAGGATGTCGTGCTGTACGAACCCGGCCCCTTCGGGTTCGAGAAGGACATCGGAAAGCGCATGCAATGGTGGGCAGACCTCAAGACCCGGATGGGGGGCGGCGGCGATGCCGGTGCCGCTCCCGCGGAGGAATGACATGAGAGCCAGGTGGTCAGCTGCAATCGCCGGTGTGGTGCTGGTCGCGACCGCGGCCTGCGCGTCGTTGGGGCGCGCGAGCTTCAAGGATCCGGTGGTCACGTTCAAGGATGCCCGCATCACCGGGCTCGGCGTGGCGGGCGGGTCGATCGAGATCGTCCTCGACGTCTACAATCCCAACCGGTTCCGCCTGGAGGGGACGCGCCTGACGTACAAGGTGCTCGTCGACTCCACCGAGTTTGGCGACGGCGCCTACACCACCAAGTTCGGGGTGGATGAGGGACAGACCAATGAAGTGCGCCTCCCGCTCTCCTTCACGTACCGCGGAGTGGGGGCGGCCGGGCGCGCGCTCACGCAGACCGGAACCGTGCAGTACCGGGTGA
Proteins encoded in this window:
- a CDS encoding LEA type 2 family protein — encoded protein: MRARWSAAIAGVVLVATAACASLGRASFKDPVVTFKDARITGLGVAGGSIEIVLDVYNPNRFRLEGTRLTYKVLVDSTEFGDGAYTTKFGVDEGQTNEVRLPLSFTYRGVGAAGRALTQTGTVQYRVIGDFSVATPIGNFTRPYDQTGRFSTLQGNARD